The following are from one region of the Salvelinus alpinus chromosome 16, SLU_Salpinus.1, whole genome shotgun sequence genome:
- the LOC139541242 gene encoding polyisoprenoid diphosphate/phosphate phosphohydrolase PLPP6-like, translated as MPSPKAKNNANRSGGGSPGLSGSTNGNGRYEFMSLNRTPPATLFQRQGSDPTAAARLRASESPTRRRGSGSSTSSNTGMPEEDCMRLNPSFIGIALSSLLAIDLWLSKRLGVCACEDSSWGSIRPLMKLIEISGHGIPWLVGTAYCLYKADSAAGQEIMFNLFMALILDLILVGIVKAVVRRRRPSHNHMDMFATFSVDRYSFPSGHATRSAMCARFLLAHLVLAAPLRVLVFLWSGLVGLSRVLLGRHNMTDVLFGFLMGYCQYNLVEMLWVSSLGMQGLLGLIQG; from the exons ATGCCTTCTCCTAAAGCCAAAAACAACGCCAATCGCAGTGGAGGTGGGAGCCCAGGTCTCAGCGGCAGCACCAATGGCAACGGACGCTACGAGTTCATGTCGCTGAACCGAACCCCTCCAGCCACTCTCTTCCAGCGGCAGGGCTCCGACCCAACCGCTGCAGCCAGACTGCGGGCCTCAGAGAGCCCTACCCGGCGAAGAGGCTCCgggtcctccacctcctccaacaCAGGCATGCCCGAAGAGGACTGTATGCGGCTTAACCCTTCCTTTATCGGGATAGCCCTTAGCTCCCTCCTCGCCATAGACCTGTGGCTCTCCAAGCGGCTTGGCGTGTGTGCCTGTGAAGATTCATCCTGGGGCAGCATTCGACCATTGATGAAACTGATAGAAATTTCTGGACATGGAATACCATGGCTGGTTGGGACAGCCTACTGCCTGTATAAGGCTGACAGTGCCGCAGGACAGGAAATTATGTTCAATCTCTTCATGG CTCTCATTCTTGACCTGATCCTGGTTGGCATCGTGAAAGCGGTCGTCCGTCGGCGCCGCCCATCCCACAACCACATGGACATGTTCGCCACCTTCTCCGTGGACCGCTACTCCTTCCCCTCGGGGCACGCCACCCGGTCCGCCATGTGTGCCCGTTTCCTGCTGGCCCACTTGGTGCTGGCCGCCCCCCTGCGGGTGCTTGTGTTcctgtggtctggtctggtgggGCTGAGCCGGGTGCTGCTGGGAAGACACAACATGACCGATGTGCTGTTTGGCTTCCTGATGGGCTACTGCCAGTACAACCTGGTGGAGATGCTCTGGGTATCATCGCTGGGTATGCAGGGGCTCCTGGGGCTCATCCAGGGGTGA